A genomic window from Lotus japonicus ecotype B-129 chromosome 1, LjGifu_v1.2 includes:
- the LOC130730630 gene encoding leucine-rich repeat receptor-like tyrosine-protein kinase PXC3 translates to MGILCLLHLLLGWWYLSKCELVGAEFQDQATINAINQELRVPGWGDGNNSNYCTWQGVICGNHSMVEKLDLAHRNLRGNVTLMSELKALKRLDLSNNNFGGLIPPAFGILSDLEVLDLSSNKFEGSVPPQLGGLRSLVSLNLSNNVLVGEIPMELHRLEKLQDLQISSNHLSGFIPSWVGNLTNLRVFTAYENRLDGRIPDDLGLIPYLQILNLHSNQLEGPIPASIFASGKLEVLILTQNNFSGDLPEEIGNCHALSNVRIGNNHLVGTIPKTIGNLSSLTYFEADNNNLSGEVVSEFAQCSNLTLLNLASNGFSGTIPQEFGQLTNLQELILSGNNLFGDIPKSILSCKSLNKLDISNNRFNGTIPNEICNISRLQYLLLDQNSIRGEIPHEIGICSKLLELQLGNNYLTGTIPPEIGHIRNLQIALNLSFNHLHGPLPPELGKLDKLVSLDVSNNRLSGNLPAELKGMLSLIEVNFSNNLFGGPVPTFVPFQKSPSSSFSGNKGLCGEPLNSSCDPYDDQRTYHHRVSYRIILAVIGSGLAVFISVTVVVLLFMIRERQEKVAKDAGIVEDVIDDNPTIIAGSVFVDNLKQAVDLDAVVKATLKDSNKLSSGTFSTVYKAIMPSGMVLSVRRLKSIDKTIIQHQNKMIRELERLGKVSHDNLARPVGYVIYEDVALLLHHYFPNGTLTQFLHESTLQPEYQPDWPARLSIAIGVAEGLAFLHHVAIIHLDISSGNVLLDSNFKPLVGEIEISKLLDPTRGTASISAVAGSFGYIPPEYAYTMQVTAPGNVYSYGVVLLEILTTRLPVDEEFGEGVDLVKWVHSAPVRGETPEQILDARLSTVSFGWRKEMLAALKVALLCTDNTPAKRPKMKNVVEMLQEIKQS, encoded by the exons ATGGGAATTCTTTGCTTGTTGCATCTTCTGCTAGGTTGGTGGTACCTATCAAAGTGTGAGCTTGTTGGTGCTGAGTTCCAGGACCAAGCTACAATTAATGCTATCAACCAAGAGCTTAGAGTACCTGGATGGGGTGATGGAAACAATTCAAATTACTGCACTTGGCAAGGAGTCATCTGTGGTAATCACTCAATGGTGGAGAAGCTCGATCTTGCTCACCGGAACCTTCGAGGTAATGTGACTTTAATGTCTGAGCTCAAAGCTCTGAAGAGGCTTGATCTTTCAAATAATAACTTTGGTGGATTGATTCCTCCTGCTTTTGGAATTTTATCTGATCTTGAAGTTCTAGATCTGTCTTCTAATAAGTTTGAAGGTTCAGTTCCACCACAGTTGGGTGGTCTCAGAAGCCTTGTTTCATTAAACCTTTCAAATAATGTGCTTGTGGGAGAGATACCAATGGAACTTCATAGGCTAGAGAAATTGCAAGATTTGCAAATTTCTAGTAATCATTTGAGTGGTTTTATACCTTCTTGGGTGGGGAATTTGACTAACCTGAGAGTTTTTACTGCTTATGAGAATCGTTTAGATGGCAGGATTCCAGATGATCTAGGCTTGATTCCTTATCTTCAAATACTTAACCTGCATTCTAACCAGCTAGAAGGTCCAATACCAGCAAGCATTTTTGCTTCAGGGAAGCTAGAAGTTCTGATTCTCACCCAGAATAATTTTAGTGGTGACCTTCCTGAGGAAATTGGGAATTGCCATGCCCTTTCCAACGTTCGCATTGGAAACAACCATTTAGTAGGCACTATTCCTAAAACCATTGGAAATCTTAGTAGCCTAACCTACTTTGAAGCCGATAATAATAATCTCTCCGGTGAGGTAGTTTCAGAATTTGCTCAGTGTTCTAATCTCACCCTCTTGAATCTAGCTTCAAACGGATTTTCCGGAACAATTCCACAAGAATTTGGACAACTTACGAACCTTCAGGAGTTAATTCTTTCAGGAAATAACCTGTTTGGTGATattccaaaatcaattctgagttGCAAAAGTCTTAACAAGCTTGATATTAGCAACAACAGATTCAATGGGACGATACCAAATGAAATCTGCAATATTTCTCGGTTGCAGTACTTGCTATTGGATCAGAATTCCATAAGAGGAGAGATCCCTCATGAAATTGGAATTTGTTCAAAACTTCTTGAATTACAATTGGGCAATAATTATTTGACTGGAACTATTCCTCCTGAGATTGGTCACATTAGGAACTTACAGATAGCTTTAAATCTGAGTTTCAATCATCTTCATGGACCACTTCCCCCTGAATTGGGAAAACTGGACAAGCTTGTTTCTCTGGATGTGTCGAACAATCGGCTCTCAGGTAATCTGCCAGCTGAGCTTAAGGGAATGTTGAGCTTGATAGAGGTGAACTTCTCGAATAATCTGTTTGGAGGCCCTGTACCGACATTCGTACCATTCCAGAAGAGTCCTAGTTCAAGTTTTTCGGGCAATAAAGGGCTTTGTGGAGAGCCATTGAACTCTTCATGTGATCCTTATGATGATCAGAGGACTTACCATCACAGGGTTTCCTACAGAATCATACTGGCCGTAATTGGTTCTGGTTTGGCAGTTTTTATTTCAGTAACTGTTGTTGTCTTGCTCTTTATGATAAGAGAGAGGCAAGAAAAAGTAGCCAAAGATGCCGGCATTGTTGAAGATGTAATCGATGACAATCCAACTATAATAGCAGGGAGTGTCTTTGTTGATAATCTAAAACAAGCGGTAGACCTTGATGCTGTCGTTAAAGCAACTCTAAAAGACTCCAATAAGCTCAGCAGTGGAACTTTCAGCACAGTTTACAAGGCAATCATGCCTTCCGGGATGGTGTTATCTGTTCGGAGATTGAAGTCCATAGACAAGACAATAATCCAACACCAGAACAAGATGATTAGAGAGCTTGAGAGACTAGGAAAAGTCTCTCATGATAATCTAGCACGACCCGTTGGCTATGTTATTTATGAAGATGTTGCTCTTCTCTTGCATCATTATTTTCCGAACGGAACATTGACTCAGTTTCTTCATGAGTCTACCTTGCAACCTGAATATCAGCCTGACTGGCCTGCTAGATTATCCATTGCCATCGGAGTCGCAGAAGGTTTGGCTTTCCTTCATCATGTGGCAATTATCCATCTTGATATTTCTTCTGGCAATGTTCTTTTGGATTCAAACTTTAAGCCATTAGTTGGGGAGATTGAGATTTCAAAACTTCTGGATCCAACCAGAGGCACTGCAAGTATTAGTGCAGTTGCTGGTTCCTTTGGTTACATACCCCCAG AATATGCATACACAATGCAAGTCACAGCACCCGGAAATGTTTACAGCTATGGCGTTGTTCTGCTGGAAATCCTCACAACTCGGCTTCCAGTTGATGAGGAATTTGGTGAAGGTGTGGATTTGGTGAAGTGGGTTCACAGTGCTCCGGTAAGAGGGGAAACTCCAGAGCAGATACTGGATGCAAGGCTTAGCACAGTTTCCTTTGGTTGGAGGAAAGAAATGCTTGCTGCTCTAAAGGTCGCGCTACTTTGTACTGACAACACACCAGCGAAACGACCGAAAATGAAGAATGTAGTAGAAATGCTTCAAGAGATAAAGCAAAGCTGA
- the LOC130730631 gene encoding uncharacterized protein LOC130730631, whose translation MSGKYIVSAIVGSFGIAWFCDSFVSDRKIFGGTTPGTITNTGWWEETDKKFQSWPRTAGPPVVMNPISRQNFIVKSRSES comes from the exons ATGTCAGGCAAGTATATCGTATCTGCTATAGTTGGATCTTTTGGAATTGCATGGTTCTGTGATAGTTTTGTTTCTGACAGAAAGATATTTGGGG GTACTACTCCTGGCACAATTACGAACACTGGATGGTGGGAAGAGACTGACAAGAAGTTTCAGTCATGGCCTCGCACAGCTGGTCCACCAGTGGTCATGAATCCCATTAGTCGCCAAAATTTCATTGTGAAGTCTCGCTCTGAGTCTTGA